In the genome of Thermodesulfobacteriota bacterium, one region contains:
- the glmS gene encoding glutamine--fructose-6-phosphate transaminase (isomerizing) produces MCGIVGYVGTQRCTPILMDGLRRLEYRGYDSAGLAVVEEGALKVVRSVGKLLNLDEKLRSIELSGTVGAGHTRWATHGRPSEENAHPHAAGDVVVVHNGIIENYLALRSELTAEGHRFSSETDTEVIPHLIFRHLGEGCGLVEAVRLALKRLHGSYAVVVLSAREPDLLVAARRASPLVAGLGEGENFVASDIPALLAHTRRFVFLEDGDLVVCRRDRVEITDLEGAPVVREVQTVQWSPAMAEKGGYKHFMLKEIFEQPRAIADTLTGKLDPVEGAVYLSGGEKAETIARSISRLHVVACGTSWHAGLVGKYWIEQIARLPVEVSLASEFRYQDPILSRDTALLLISQSGETADTLAALAEGRDKGAPILCVCNVVGSSIPRASDAVLYTHAGPEIGVASTKAFTTQLVTLYLLALYLASARGVLGRGRLIEKMEALRAVPAVVERTLELDPHIEAVAKTLVDAKSALYLGRGLQFPIALEGALKLKEISYIHAEGYAAGEMKHGPIALIDDQLPVVAIAPRGSTYEKMLSNVQEVRARDGRVVAVVTDGDTAVAGMADQVIPIPEFAEELLPIIATVPLQLLAYHVAVLKGTDVDQPRNLAKSVTVE; encoded by the coding sequence ATGTGCGGCATCGTAGGATACGTGGGAACGCAGCGCTGCACCCCCATCCTCATGGACGGGCTCCGGCGCCTGGAGTACCGGGGGTACGACTCGGCGGGGCTCGCCGTGGTCGAGGAGGGCGCCCTCAAGGTCGTCCGGAGCGTCGGAAAGCTCCTGAATCTCGATGAAAAGCTCCGGAGCATCGAGCTCTCCGGCACGGTGGGCGCGGGACACACCCGGTGGGCCACCCACGGGCGCCCGAGCGAGGAGAACGCCCACCCCCACGCCGCGGGCGACGTGGTGGTGGTGCACAACGGCATCATCGAAAACTACCTGGCGCTGCGCTCCGAGCTCACGGCCGAAGGCCACCGCTTCTCCTCCGAGACCGACACCGAGGTCATCCCCCACCTCATCTTCCGCCACCTGGGCGAGGGTTGCGGGCTCGTGGAGGCCGTGCGCCTCGCCCTCAAGCGCCTGCACGGTTCCTACGCGGTCGTGGTCCTCTCGGCCCGGGAGCCCGACCTCCTGGTGGCCGCCCGCCGGGCGAGCCCGCTGGTGGCGGGCCTGGGCGAGGGCGAGAACTTCGTCGCCAGCGACATCCCGGCGCTCCTGGCCCACACGCGGCGCTTCGTCTTCCTCGAAGACGGCGACCTCGTGGTGTGCCGGCGGGACCGGGTGGAGATCACCGACCTGGAGGGCGCCCCCGTGGTCCGGGAGGTCCAGACCGTCCAGTGGTCCCCCGCCATGGCCGAGAAGGGCGGTTACAAGCACTTCATGCTCAAGGAGATCTTCGAGCAGCCCCGGGCCATCGCCGACACCCTCACCGGCAAGCTCGACCCGGTGGAGGGCGCCGTGTACCTGAGCGGCGGCGAGAAGGCCGAGACCATCGCCCGGAGCATCTCCCGGCTCCATGTGGTCGCCTGCGGCACGAGCTGGCACGCGGGGCTGGTGGGCAAGTACTGGATCGAGCAGATCGCCCGGCTCCCCGTGGAGGTCTCCCTGGCGAGCGAGTTCCGCTACCAGGACCCCATCCTCTCCCGGGACACGGCGCTCCTGCTCATCAGCCAGTCCGGCGAGACCGCCGACACCCTGGCGGCCCTGGCCGAGGGCCGGGACAAGGGCGCTCCCATCCTCTGCGTGTGCAACGTGGTGGGGTCGAGCATCCCCCGGGCTTCCGACGCCGTGCTCTACACCCACGCCGGCCCCGAGATCGGAGTGGCCTCCACCAAGGCCTTTACCACCCAGCTCGTCACCCTCTACCTGCTGGCCCTCTACCTGGCCTCGGCCCGAGGCGTCCTCGGCCGCGGCCGCCTCATCGAAAAGATGGAAGCCCTGCGGGCCGTCCCCGCCGTCGTGGAGCGCACCCTGGAGCTCGACCCCCACATCGAGGCCGTGGCCAAGACCCTGGTGGACGCCAAGAGCGCCCTGTACCTCGGCCGGGGCCTCCAGTTCCCCATTGCTCTCGAGGGCGCCCTAAAACTGAAAGAAATCAGCTACATCCACGCCGAGGGCTACGCCGCCGGCGAGATGAAGCACGGCCCCATCGCCCTCATCGACGACCAGCTCCCCGTGGTCGCCATCGCCCCCCGGGGCTCCACCTACGAGAAGATGCTCTCCAACGTCCAGGAAGTGCGCGCCCGCGACGGCCGGGTCGTGGCCGTCGTGACCGACGGCGACACCGCCGTGGCCGGGATGGCCGACCAGGTGATCCCCATCCCCGAGTTCGCAGAGGAGCTCCTGCCCATCATCGCCACCGTCCCCCTCCAGCTCCTGGCCTACCACGTGGCCGTGCTCAAGGGCACCGACGTGGACCAGCCCCGCAACCTCGCCAAGAGCGTGACGGTGGAGTGA
- a CDS encoding aspartyl protease family protein produces MRHLPRPPRATRAHRHPAARAGWRHLRALPLALTLALAAASPAAAQIYRWTDETGAVHFTDNLHAVPPEHRARAAALDDRLPPPQPVQSIPLEANEMGYLVEARLNGEGPVRLILDTGATATVLSPAVARRLGLTVRTDPPVVVRTAGGTVHAGLAEVGEIDVGGRKAGPLRVVVHDAVPGADGLLGMNFLGLFRVELDADVPALLLSPR; encoded by the coding sequence ATGCGTCACCTGCCACGACCCCCACGCGCAACCCGTGCCCACCGCCACCCGGCTGCGCGCGCCGGCTGGCGCCATCTGCGCGCGCTGCCACTGGCGCTGACCCTCGCTCTTGCGGCGGCCAGCCCGGCCGCCGCCCAGATCTACCGGTGGACCGACGAAACAGGCGCCGTCCACTTCACCGACAACCTCCACGCCGTGCCCCCCGAGCACCGGGCACGGGCAGCGGCCCTGGACGACCGCCTCCCGCCTCCCCAACCCGTGCAGAGCATCCCCCTGGAAGCCAACGAGATGGGCTACCTCGTGGAAGCGCGGCTCAACGGCGAGGGCCCCGTGCGCCTGATTCTGGACACCGGGGCCACGGCCACCGTGCTCTCCCCCGCGGTGGCCCGCCGCCTGGGGCTCACGGTGCGCACCGACCCGCCCGTGGTGGTGCGCACGGCGGGCGGAACGGTACACGCGGGCCTCGCGGAGGTGGGGGAGATCGACGTGGGGGGCCGCAAGGCCGGGCCCCTGCGGGTGGTGGTCCACGACGCCGTGCCCGGGGCCGACGGCCTGCTGGGGATGAACTTCCTCGGCCTCTTCCGGGTCGAGCTCGACGCCGACGTCCCCGCCCTGCTCCTGTCTCCCCGGTAG
- the glmU gene encoding bifunctional UDP-N-acetylglucosamine diphosphorylase/glucosamine-1-phosphate N-acetyltransferase GlmU: MNDVVAVVLAAGQGTRMRSSLAKVLHPLLGHPLLSFPLDACRGAGVGRIVAVVGHQADEVRRLLGAADVTFALQAEQKGTGHALLCAREALSPGEGGSGFRGTALVLCGDVPLIRPETLRRLAQTHRQAGALVTVLSMEPPEPRGYGRLVRDAAGRLERIVEERDASPAQRAVREVNTGTYALELPWAWDALGQVGTANSQGEYYLTDVVAVAAHDGRAAAVLLEDPEEVMGINSRLHLAEAGAALRRRINRAWMEAGVTIEDPETAWIEPGVVLEPDVTLGPCVRLEGATRICSGVRIDQGSVVRDSEIGPGAHVKPYCVLSEARLGPGAQVGPFAHLRPGAVLADDARVGNFVEMKKSVLGRGSKANHLTYLGDATVGEGANIGAGTITCNYDGVHKHKTAIGDGAFIGSNTSLVAPVTVGAGATVAAGSTLTHDVPDGALGVARGKQRNVEGWNRRRPGGVKSET, translated from the coding sequence ATGAACGACGTCGTGGCCGTGGTGCTGGCGGCCGGCCAGGGGACCCGCATGCGGTCGTCCCTGGCCAAGGTGCTCCACCCCCTCCTGGGACATCCCCTCCTCTCGTTTCCCCTCGACGCCTGCCGGGGGGCGGGCGTGGGACGGATCGTGGCCGTGGTGGGCCACCAGGCCGACGAGGTGCGCCGGCTCCTGGGGGCGGCGGACGTGACCTTTGCGCTCCAGGCCGAGCAGAAGGGCACGGGCCACGCCCTGCTCTGCGCCCGGGAGGCGCTCTCACCCGGGGAAGGGGGCAGTGGGTTCCGGGGCACCGCGCTGGTCCTGTGCGGCGACGTGCCCCTCATCCGACCCGAGACCCTGCGGCGCCTCGCGCAAACCCATCGGCAGGCCGGCGCCCTGGTGACGGTGCTCTCCATGGAGCCCCCCGAGCCCCGGGGCTACGGCCGCCTCGTGCGGGATGCCGCCGGCCGGCTCGAGCGGATCGTGGAGGAGCGCGACGCCTCCCCCGCGCAGCGGGCGGTCCGCGAGGTCAACACCGGCACCTACGCCCTGGAGCTCCCCTGGGCCTGGGACGCCCTGGGGCAGGTGGGCACCGCCAACAGCCAGGGGGAGTACTACCTGACCGACGTGGTCGCGGTAGCCGCGCACGACGGGCGCGCAGCCGCGGTGCTCCTGGAGGACCCCGAAGAGGTCATGGGCATCAACTCCCGCCTCCACCTGGCCGAGGCCGGCGCCGCCCTTCGCCGCCGCATCAACCGGGCCTGGATGGAAGCCGGGGTGACCATCGAGGACCCCGAAACCGCCTGGATCGAGCCCGGCGTGGTCCTCGAGCCCGACGTGACCCTGGGGCCCTGCGTGCGGCTGGAGGGGGCGACCCGGATCTGCTCGGGTGTACGCATCGACCAGGGCTCGGTGGTCCGCGACTCCGAGATCGGTCCCGGCGCCCACGTGAAACCTTACTGCGTCTTGTCGGAGGCCCGGCTGGGCCCCGGCGCCCAGGTGGGCCCCTTTGCCCACCTGCGCCCCGGCGCGGTGCTCGCGGACGACGCCCGGGTGGGCAACTTCGTCGAGATGAAGAAAAGCGTTCTCGGCCGGGGGAGCAAGGCCAACCACCTCACCTACCTGGGCGACGCCACGGTGGGCGAGGGCGCCAACATCGGCGCCGGGACCATCACCTGCAACTACGACGGCGTCCACAAGCACAAGACGGCCATCGGCGACGGCGCCTTCATCGGCTCCAACACGAGCCTGGTGGCCCCCGTCACGGTGGGAGCCGGCGCCACCGTGGCCGCCGGCTCCACCCTCACCCACGACGTCCCCGACGGCGCCCTGGGCGTCGCGCGGGGCAAACAGCGAAACGTCGAGGGCTGGAATCGGAGACGGCCGGGGGGCGTGAAAAGTGAAACGTGA
- a CDS encoding cytochrome c3 family protein: protein MNASGPGLWLTAGALAVTLAAAGPAWTAEPQPALVTGSHAALECGDCHTPGGLHDCTACHEAASNIHPVGVGSSSPMPAEFALAPGGELLCRSCHRLHGGNRATHYLNDAGLEDPSDRAAFCARCHGAQLARTNPHQARQGTSRCTYCHASIPTGSAQGAAVRLDIVRLCDFCHGAVAKDHPRNIDPVLSLPKGLPLQADGSWTCVTCHNPHGTTGTTHYVRTEFARHFERGLEANPHRNEYSACKGCHTSSVAKDIKAPDYRLRYKGDVNVLCVSCHVTDRAHHPTGLPPPPFMLDDIRASPLKIPLDAQNRITCYTCHSNRCETGTQRMDQRHYNRVTLNNDLCWICHRRDEFSNINPHVDDSKMCVRCHESPPMPGTNTGLLTIPKMVCLQCHEVKPHPANADHLKAPSAKIKPDGTLPLGPGDEVTCVTCHDPHAQPVPTATRLRAPAGAICARCHWR from the coding sequence GTGAACGCCTCGGGACCGGGCCTGTGGCTCACCGCCGGGGCGCTGGCCGTGACGCTGGCCGCGGCGGGCCCGGCCTGGACCGCGGAGCCGCAGCCTGCCCTCGTCACCGGCTCCCACGCAGCTCTGGAGTGCGGCGACTGCCACACGCCCGGGGGCCTCCACGACTGCACGGCCTGCCACGAGGCCGCCAGCAACATCCACCCGGTGGGAGTGGGGTCCTCCTCGCCCATGCCGGCCGAGTTTGCGCTGGCTCCCGGCGGCGAGCTCCTGTGCCGGAGCTGCCACCGCCTCCACGGAGGCAACCGGGCCACCCACTACCTCAACGATGCGGGCCTGGAGGACCCCTCCGACCGGGCCGCCTTCTGCGCCCGCTGCCACGGCGCCCAACTTGCCCGCACCAATCCCCACCAGGCGCGCCAGGGCACCAGCCGGTGCACGTACTGCCATGCCTCGATCCCCACGGGGTCCGCCCAAGGGGCGGCGGTGCGGCTCGACATCGTGCGCCTTTGCGACTTCTGCCACGGGGCGGTGGCAAAGGATCACCCCCGCAACATCGACCCGGTCCTGTCCCTGCCCAAGGGGCTTCCGCTCCAGGCCGACGGCTCCTGGACCTGCGTCACCTGCCACAACCCCCACGGGACCACGGGCACCACCCATTACGTGCGCACCGAGTTCGCCCGGCACTTCGAGCGCGGCCTCGAGGCCAACCCCCACCGCAACGAGTACTCGGCCTGCAAGGGCTGCCACACGAGCTCGGTGGCCAAGGACATCAAGGCTCCCGACTACCGGCTGCGCTACAAGGGCGACGTGAACGTGCTGTGTGTCTCCTGCCACGTCACGGATCGGGCGCACCATCCCACGGGGCTGCCGCCGCCGCCCTTCATGCTCGACGACATTCGGGCGTCGCCGCTCAAGATCCCGCTCGACGCCCAGAACCGCATCACCTGCTACACTTGTCACAGTAACCGCTGCGAGACCGGTACCCAGCGCATGGACCAGCGCCACTACAATCGGGTGACCCTGAACAACGACCTGTGCTGGATCTGCCACCGCCGGGACGAGTTTTCGAACATCAACCCCCACGTGGACGACAGCAAGATGTGCGTGCGGTGCCACGAGTCGCCGCCCATGCCGGGGACGAACACGGGCCTGCTGACCATCCCCAAGATGGTCTGCCTCCAGTGCCACGAGGTAAAGCCCCACCCCGCCAATGCCGATCATTTGAAGGCACCTTCGGCCAAGATCAAGCCCGACGGCACCCTGCCCCTGGGGCCAGGGGATGAGGTCACATGCGTCACCTGCCACGACCCCCACGCGCAACCCGTGCCCACCGCCACCCGGCTGCGCGCGCCGGCTGGCGCCATCTGCGCGCGCTGCCACTGGCGCTGA
- a CDS encoding PAS domain-containing protein yields MSWLFPASVSTFVASATVAGIYGYLATSHRERHLRLWAWSWSTYAFRFLFLMGEVRWGSHWGATLGYMGASVAHAMLLLAGTEVFTRGTLSRRWAWMGAGALAWVAGALAAGVSPAVLSVPVFAVQALADFLVAAALLRSAPKPRPPVLVFTAACFLLWGLHKLDYPVLRFVEGFAPVGYSLGAFFGLATALGMLLVYFEKTRSLLTARSGQLEAEIEERRRAEEALRESERRLSTILDNVGAHIFIKDTQYRYTYANRTVCELLGRSLGEIQGKVDADFFSPASAEEIQRSDRPVIERGETVVREETDLTAADGVPRTYWTVKLPLRDESGTVTGLCGISTDITARRQAEKKLESRNRYIETILENAPIGFAVNTMDDGEVVFVGSKFEEIYGLPRGSLHSVVDFFEKVYPDPEFREQMRTRILADIGSGDPSRMRWEDVSITTVQGERRFVTSTNIPLPDQNLMVSTVQDVTLRHRAEEAQERLQAELAQAQRMESIGRLAGGVAHDFNNMLTVILGHAELALTRPGVPGPIQTDLAAIRRAAEHSAELTRQLLAFARKQTVAPRVLDLNETVGSMLNMLRRLIGEDIGLAWKPGANLWRVRMDPSQIDQILANLCVNARDAVAGKGAVTIETRNVLLDETACARRPDFRPGDYVLLAVSDDGCGMDQEVLAHLFEPFFTTKATGQGTGLGLATVYGIVKQNEGLIAVHSEPGRGTRVELYLNRAPEPAPDIAGAAPEQPLRGRGETVLLVEDEPSILDLGRAMLERLGYRVLAAGRPDEAIRQAEIHPGEIALLVTDVVMPQMNGRDLAQRLAALRPGIRCLFVSGYPADVLAHHGVLGEEIAFLPKPYTSRELAAKIRAVLDGA; encoded by the coding sequence ATGAGCTGGCTGTTTCCCGCCTCGGTCAGCACCTTCGTCGCCTCCGCCACGGTGGCCGGCATCTACGGGTATCTGGCCACGTCCCACCGGGAGCGGCATCTGCGGCTGTGGGCGTGGTCGTGGAGCACCTACGCCTTCCGGTTCCTGTTTCTCATGGGAGAGGTCCGGTGGGGAAGCCACTGGGGCGCCACCCTGGGCTACATGGGCGCTTCGGTGGCCCACGCCATGCTCCTGCTGGCGGGAACCGAGGTCTTCACACGGGGCACCCTCTCCCGGCGCTGGGCCTGGATGGGGGCGGGCGCTCTCGCGTGGGTCGCCGGGGCGCTGGCCGCGGGGGTGTCGCCCGCGGTCCTCTCGGTGCCGGTATTCGCCGTCCAGGCGCTTGCCGACTTCCTGGTGGCTGCCGCCCTGCTTCGGTCGGCGCCGAAGCCGCGTCCGCCGGTGCTCGTCTTCACCGCCGCCTGCTTCCTCCTGTGGGGGCTGCACAAGCTCGACTACCCGGTGCTCCGGTTCGTGGAGGGCTTCGCCCCCGTCGGGTACTCCCTGGGAGCCTTCTTCGGCCTGGCCACCGCCCTGGGGATGCTCCTCGTCTACTTCGAGAAGACCCGCTCCCTCCTGACGGCGCGCTCGGGGCAGCTGGAGGCCGAAATCGAGGAACGGCGCCGCGCCGAAGAGGCCCTGCGCGAGAGCGAGCGGCGCCTGAGCACGATCCTGGACAATGTGGGCGCCCACATCTTCATCAAGGACACCCAGTACCGCTACACCTACGCCAATCGCACGGTATGCGAGCTCCTGGGCCGCAGCCTCGGGGAGATTCAGGGCAAGGTCGACGCTGACTTCTTCTCGCCCGCCTCCGCCGAGGAGATCCAGCGCAGCGACCGCCCCGTGATCGAGCGGGGGGAGACGGTGGTGCGCGAGGAAACCGATCTCACGGCGGCCGACGGCGTGCCGCGCACCTACTGGACGGTCAAGCTCCCCCTGCGCGACGAAAGCGGCACAGTGACCGGCCTGTGCGGAATCTCGACCGACATCACCGCACGACGGCAGGCCGAGAAGAAACTGGAGTCCCGGAACCGCTACATAGAGACCATCCTGGAAAATGCCCCGATCGGCTTTGCGGTCAACACGATGGACGACGGGGAAGTGGTCTTCGTGGGAAGCAAGTTTGAGGAGATCTACGGGCTGCCCCGGGGCAGCTTGCACTCGGTGGTGGACTTCTTCGAGAAGGTCTATCCGGACCCCGAATTTCGGGAGCAAATGCGAACGCGCATCCTGGCGGACATCGGCTCGGGGGACCCTTCGCGCATGCGCTGGGAAGACGTGTCCATCACAACTGTGCAAGGGGAGAGGCGGTTCGTCACCTCCACCAACATCCCCCTCCCCGACCAGAACCTCATGGTGTCCACCGTGCAGGACGTGACCCTGCGTCATCGGGCCGAAGAGGCCCAGGAGCGCCTCCAGGCCGAGCTGGCGCAGGCGCAGAGGATGGAGTCCATCGGGCGCCTGGCGGGAGGGGTGGCCCACGACTTCAACAACATGCTCACCGTCATCCTGGGGCACGCGGAGCTGGCCCTGACCCGGCCTGGGGTACCCGGTCCGATCCAGACCGACCTGGCCGCGATCCGGCGCGCGGCCGAGCACTCCGCCGAGCTTACCCGGCAGCTGCTCGCCTTTGCCCGCAAGCAGACCGTGGCCCCCAGGGTGCTGGACCTCAACGAGACCGTGGGCAGCATGCTCAACATGCTGCGCAGGCTCATCGGAGAAGACATCGGCCTGGCATGGAAGCCGGGTGCGAACCTGTGGCGGGTCCGCATGGATCCCTCCCAGATCGACCAGATCCTCGCCAACCTCTGCGTCAACGCCCGGGACGCCGTCGCAGGAAAGGGCGCAGTCACCATCGAAACCCGCAATGTCCTCCTGGACGAAACCGCCTGCGCCCGTCGCCCGGACTTCCGGCCCGGCGACTACGTCCTGCTCGCCGTGAGCGACGACGGCTGCGGCATGGACCAGGAGGTGCTCGCGCACCTCTTCGAGCCGTTCTTCACCACCAAGGCCACCGGCCAAGGCACCGGCCTGGGGCTCGCCACCGTGTACGGCATCGTAAAGCAGAACGAGGGCCTCATCGCCGTGCACAGCGAGCCGGGCCGGGGTACCCGGGTCGAGCTCTACCTGAACCGCGCCCCGGAGCCGGCCCCCGATATCGCCGGCGCTGCGCCAGAGCAGCCCCTGCGGGGGCGTGGGGAGACGGTGCTCCTGGTGGAGGACGAACCGAGCATCCTCGACCTGGGGCGGGCCATGCTGGAGCGGCTGGGGTACCGGGTGCTCGCCGCCGGCAGGCCCGACGAAGCCATCCGCCAGGCCGAGATCCACCCCGGAGAGATCGCCCTCCTGGTCACCGACGTGGTGATGCCGCAGATGAACGGCCGGGATCTCGCCCAGCGGCTCGCCGCGCTCCGGCCGGGGATCCGGTGCCTCTTCGTGTCGGGGTATCCGGCCGACGTCCTGGCCCACCACGGCGTCCTGGGCGAGGAGATCGCGTTCCTCCCCAAACCCTACACGTCGCGCGAGCTGGCGGCGAAGATCCGCGCGGTGTTGGATGGGGCGTAG
- the aat gene encoding leucyl/phenylalanyl-tRNA--protein transferase — MPARRTAPPPLTPELLVAAYCRGYFPMADDRGRIHWYDPDPRGIFPLEGFHVPRRLARTVRQGRFEVRVDTAFRRVMEACGAPAPGRERTWISPELVDAYGALHEAGLAHSVETWADGELVGGVYGVAIRGLFAGESMFSRRTDASKVALVHLAERLRRGGFVLFDTQFVTAHLARFGAVEIPRARYRRLLAGALQAEEASWDPPPRTRA; from the coding sequence ATGCCCGCCCGCCGCACCGCGCCGCCGCCCCTGACCCCGGAGCTCCTGGTGGCCGCCTACTGCAGGGGGTACTTCCCCATGGCCGACGACCGGGGGAGGATCCACTGGTACGACCCGGACCCCCGGGGGATCTTCCCCCTGGAGGGCTTCCACGTGCCGCGGCGGCTGGCGCGCACCGTGCGGCAGGGGCGCTTCGAGGTGCGGGTGGACACGGCCTTCCGAAGGGTGATGGAGGCCTGCGGGGCGCCGGCCCCCGGGAGGGAGCGCACCTGGATCTCCCCCGAGCTTGTCGACGCGTACGGCGCGCTCCACGAGGCGGGGCTGGCGCACAGCGTGGAGACCTGGGCCGACGGAGAGCTGGTGGGAGGGGTGTATGGGGTGGCGATCCGGGGCCTGTTCGCGGGGGAGAGCATGTTCAGCCGCCGCACCGACGCGAGCAAGGTGGCCCTGGTGCACCTGGCGGAGCGGCTGCGGCGGGGCGGGTTCGTCCTCTTCGATACCCAGTTCGTGACGGCGCACCTGGCCCGTTTCGGGGCCGTGGAGATCCCCCGCGCCCGCTACCGGCGGCTCCTGGCCGGGGCCCTTCAGGCCGAGGAGGCCTCGTGGGACCCGCCTCCGCGCACCCGCGCATGA